The Gemmata palustris genome includes a region encoding these proteins:
- a CDS encoding outer membrane protein assembly factor BamB family protein — protein sequence MMMHQLRSRPTRFVALVALAAGALFLAAGGSEGACPPAGARYVVSGGSALVAVDPPPGQPKNDKGGSAMFGGTVARNMVNLTDKNIPGKFEPEDKEVLLWKADLGSKAYGGPTVAGGRIYVGTNNQRPRNDRDIHRTKDGMVEPLDKGVLMCFDEKTGKFLWQAVHDKLESGRVNDWPEEGVCATPTVEGDRVYYVSNRCTVMCLDANGFADGNQGFQGEKYKEKTDADVVWQYDMMKELNVFPHNMSAGCPLIVGDILFVHTANGVDDGHLNLPSPNAPSFIALDKKTGKLLWKNSLPGKNIMHGQWSNPTYAEIDGVKQVIFPGGDGWVYSFVPETGELIWKFDGNPKDSVYELGGTGTRSDYIGTPVIYDNKIYIGLGQDPEHSTGISHFFCIAPKKDKKGDISGVLEVKTKGADGKDVIGEKPNPNSCVVWHFGGEEARKFALRDFKFGRTMSTACIVDDILYISELAGQIHCMNAKTGEHYWKYDTKASIWGSAYFVDGKVYLATDSGDLFVFKHEKTPAKIDELEGITATELKEARKQIKARQKEVADKYLIAKIELDAPIRSTAHVTNGVLYVMTEKTLYAFKGKK from the coding sequence ATGATGATGCACCAACTCCGATCGCGGCCGACCCGGTTCGTCGCCCTCGTCGCGCTGGCCGCGGGGGCACTGTTCTTGGCCGCTGGGGGCTCAGAGGGCGCGTGTCCTCCGGCGGGCGCGCGCTACGTGGTCTCCGGGGGCTCCGCACTGGTGGCGGTCGATCCGCCCCCGGGCCAGCCCAAGAACGACAAGGGCGGCAGCGCCATGTTCGGCGGGACCGTGGCCCGCAACATGGTGAACCTGACCGACAAGAACATTCCCGGCAAGTTCGAGCCCGAGGACAAGGAAGTTCTGTTGTGGAAGGCCGACCTCGGGTCGAAGGCCTATGGCGGGCCGACCGTGGCCGGCGGGCGCATCTACGTCGGGACCAACAACCAGCGCCCGCGCAACGACCGCGACATCCACCGCACCAAGGACGGCATGGTCGAGCCGCTCGACAAGGGCGTGCTGATGTGCTTCGACGAAAAGACGGGGAAGTTCCTCTGGCAAGCGGTCCACGATAAACTGGAATCCGGGCGCGTGAACGACTGGCCCGAAGAGGGCGTGTGCGCCACGCCGACGGTCGAGGGCGACCGGGTGTATTACGTCAGCAACCGCTGCACCGTGATGTGCCTGGACGCCAACGGGTTCGCGGACGGCAACCAGGGGTTCCAGGGCGAGAAGTACAAGGAGAAGACCGACGCCGACGTCGTCTGGCAGTACGACATGATGAAGGAACTCAACGTGTTCCCGCACAACATGTCGGCCGGGTGCCCGCTCATTGTCGGCGACATCCTCTTCGTTCACACAGCCAACGGCGTGGACGACGGGCACTTGAACCTGCCCAGTCCGAACGCCCCGAGTTTCATCGCGCTCGATAAGAAGACCGGCAAGCTCCTGTGGAAGAACAGTCTGCCCGGCAAAAACATCATGCACGGTCAGTGGTCGAACCCGACCTACGCCGAGATCGACGGCGTCAAACAGGTGATCTTCCCCGGCGGCGACGGGTGGGTCTACAGCTTCGTCCCCGAGACGGGCGAGCTCATCTGGAAGTTCGACGGGAACCCGAAGGACTCCGTGTACGAACTGGGCGGCACCGGCACCCGGAGCGACTACATCGGCACCCCGGTCATCTACGACAACAAGATCTACATCGGGCTCGGCCAGGACCCGGAGCACAGCACCGGGATCTCGCACTTCTTCTGCATCGCCCCGAAGAAGGACAAGAAGGGCGACATCTCGGGGGTGCTGGAGGTGAAGACCAAGGGCGCGGACGGCAAGGACGTGATCGGCGAGAAGCCGAACCCGAACTCGTGCGTCGTTTGGCACTTCGGCGGGGAGGAGGCGCGCAAGTTCGCGCTGCGGGACTTCAAGTTCGGGCGCACGATGTCCACCGCGTGCATCGTGGACGACATCCTGTACATCTCCGAACTGGCCGGGCAGATCCACTGCATGAACGCGAAGACCGGGGAGCACTACTGGAAGTACGACACGAAGGCGTCGATCTGGGGATCGGCCTACTTCGTCGACGGCAAGGTGTACCTCGCGACCGACTCCGGCGACCTGTTCGTGTTCAAACACGAGAAGACACCGGCGAAGATCGACGAATTGGAGGGTATCACCGCGACCGAACTGAAGGAGGCGCGGAAGCAGATCAAGGCGCGGCAGAAAGAGGTGGCCGACAAGTACCTGATCGCCAAGATCGAACTCGACGCCCCCATCCGCTCGACCGCGCACGTGACCAACGGCGTGCTGTACGTGATGACCGAGAAAACGCTGTACGCCTTCAAGGGAAAGAAGTGA